CGCCAAGTGGGCAAGGACTACCTGTTGTTTCCCGCCCTCAGCGGACGTCGCTGGCGACGAACTCTGACGGCGAACTTGTCCGCCAACCTGCTGCGGAATGTGTGGTCGTACGTGGTGATTTTCTGTGGTCATTTCCCCGATGGCGCCGAGAAATTCACGCTGGCGGAACTCGAGAACGAGACCCGGGCGGAATGGTATCTGCGGCAGATGCTCGGCGCAGCCAATTTCCGTGCCGGCGCAGTGATGGCGTTCCTGAGTGGCAACCTCTGCTACCAAATCGAGCATCACCTATTTCCGGACCTCCCCAGCAACCGCTACGCGGAGATCTCCATCAAGGTCCGCGCACTGTGTGAAAAATACGATCTGCCCTACACTACTGGTTCCCTTGTGCGGCAGTATCTTTTGACCCTACGAACCATTCACAAACTGTCTCTGCCTGACCGGTTTCTTCTTGCGACGTCCGACGACGCCCCTGAGACTGCGTCCGAACTCAAGTTCCGCACTACCGTGTCAAAGCCCGAGAGTTCGGCTCGAAACCCTCGGGTTGGGCTGCGAAGCGCGCTGCGATCGTCGCCTGGCAACCGTTGGGTACATGGACGGAGAAGCGCGCTTTTCAACGGCGTGACCACAGCCCTTGGCGTCGGCTTTTTTCGGAAGCGCCAGCAGATTCTCCGTAGGAGTCGCACGACAGCGTGACGGACCGCCTGAGGATTGGCACTCCAGGTCACCTTGTTGGGTCGCTTCCGGGGCGCGGTTGCCTCGGGGATCGCCGTCGCCTCGGGGATCGCCGTCGCGGTGGAAGGACCGCTCGCCGGGCGTTTCACGAGGCGTTCGCGCCCGAGCCCTGGTTTCCCGGTGGCTTGAACGCGCAATTCGCGTGAAATTGCGGACCGGACACTCGGATTCCTCTGCGAGGGAACGTCGTACCCGTTGCGGACGCCGAAGGCGTCGTTGCCGACACTCCGAAAATTCGACGCGGAATCGTCCCGGAACCGAGGGCTGAAGCGGGCGGCGCTAGGCTGAACAAATGCGCGGAGAGTACAAAGTTCCAGGCGGCAAGCTAGTTGCCGTCGATGTCGAGGTCGAGGACGGGCAGCTGTCCCACGTCGCAGTTTCCGGTGATTTTTTCCTCGAACCGGACAGTGCGCTGGACGACATCAACGGAGCGCTGACGGGCATGCCGGCAGATGCCAATGTCGAACAGCTCGCGGATGCCATCATCGCCACCCTCGACGAGTCTGTGTCGATGATCGGGTTCACCGCGGAGTCGGTTGGCATCGCGATCCGCCGCGCCCTCGGTCACGCCACCAGTTGGGCGGACCACACGTTCGACGTCATTCCGCCCGTGGTCCTCGATCCTGCGATGCACGTGGCGTTGGACGAGGTCATCGCGCGGGAGGTGGCGTCCGGTGTGCGTCCCCCCACTTTGCGTTTCTGGGACTGGGATTCGCCGCTGGTCGTGATCGGCTCGTTCCAATCCGTACGCAATGAGGTCGACTCGGAGGCCGCTGCGCGCCACGGTATCGGTGTTGTGCGCCGAATCTCAGGCGGCGGTGCGATGTTCATGGAGCCGGGCAACTGCATCACGTACTCGTTGGTGGTGCCCGCGTCGCTGGTGGAGGGACTGAGTTTCGAACGGTCGTACGCCTTCCTGGACCAGTGGGTGATGGGCGCACTTGCCGAAGTCGGAATCACCGCGCGCTACGTGCCACTCAACGACATTGCTTCGGACAAGGGCAAGATCGCGGGCGCCGCGCAGAAGCGGTTCGCCGACGGGACGGTTGTGCATCACGTGACCATGGCCTACGACATCGACGCGGAGAAGATGGTGCAGGTTCTGCGAATCGGCCGAGAGAAGATGTCCGACAAGGGAACCAAGAGTGCGGCCAAGCGGGTAGACCCGCTCCGCTCCCAGACCGGAATGACGCGCGCTGCGATCCTGACTTCGTTCGAGAATTACTTCCGATCGCAGCACGACACTCGCACCAGTGCGTACACCGAATCGGAACTCGCACAGGCACGTGAGCTGGTGGAGACCAAGTTCAACACCGAGAAGTGGACGCACCGCGTGCCGTAGGGTGCGTCCACCAAACCCGTGTGTCTAGCAAACCCGTGTGTCTAGCAAAGCTGGGGTGTCTAGCTCGAGTTATGCAGTGTGAGGAGCGGGTTGCTCCGCAGCGGATGGCGTGACGCCCGCCGCGGCACTGCGACGCGTCACGGTGAATGTTGCAGCGACGCACAGAATTGCGATGACGAAGCACGCCAACGTGTACCAGAGATTCCCGATCGGGTCTCCATTGCTGGTGGAACCGTCGACGGCACCGAAGAACTCAGGTAATGCCGTCGCCCAGAGAAATGCGAAGATGCACAGGTACACCACGCTGTAGTACTGGACAAACTTGTTGGTGTACGGGGGAGCGTCTGACGGTTGCGAGCGCAACCGCGTCCATTGGCGGACGAGAAGCACAATCGCAACAACTGTGAGAACCGCCAGTTCTGCGGCGTAGAGGAACCCGCGGAGGGTGTCGCTGCCCGCGCCGAATACCGTCGCGGGTATCGGCAGGATGAAAGTGCCCAATGATGCCAGGACGCCGATGACGATTGTGCGCCAGACCAATTGGAGTCCGGTGAAGTGTTTGCCGCTGTCGACGTGTCGGCCGACGAAGAATTGGACGCAGAACGCCAGCGACATCGGCCACAAGGCTGCGAACACAACCACGCTCGGCAGCGGAACAGCATCGAACATCGGTTGGTTGATCGGGTTTTCCGTCGACCATTCCCACCAGCGAAGCTGCGGTCCGAGGTGGTCGAAGATCTCGTAGAACGCGTGGTGGACGAAGCCTACGCAGACCGCGCCGGCGAGCACACCGTAGCGGCGGAAAACGCCCAGCATCTTGACGATTTCGAAGGCCAGCGTCGCCATAAGCGGATAGATTGCGATGATGTAGAGGGGGAGTCTGCCCCACAGGAAATCTACGGTGAACACGTTGTGCGCAAACATCGTATCCACGTGCTGTTCGATTCCGAATGCCGCGGGAAAGTACAGCGGCGGTTCGATGATGAAGAGATAGGCCGTGGCGCCGAACCAGAGCACGAGGTTGGTGGGATCGCCGGCTCGACGCAAACGCACTATCGCGAGAATCAGCGCGAGCACCGAGCCGATGATGATGGTCCACTCGAGGGCTGGCAGGGTCCAGTTCTCCAGCCCGAATGGGTTGCGGAACTCGACCAGTCCGCCCGCTTCTGCGCAGGAGAAGCCGAGCTCTGTAGCGAGTTGATCGAAGGTGGGTGAACAGAGGTCAGCCATCAGTCGACCGCCCTGCGGTAGTCGATTCAGCGCTGTTCGATTCAGCTGTGTACCAGCGTGTTACGTCGTAGCCGGCTTCGAAACGTTTGAACCATACGTCGGCCAAGGCGGGCAGATTCTCGTTGGCAGGGTTGTGTTTGGGCAATTGGCTGCGGATGACACCCTTCAAGGCAGTGAGTTGCTCGCCGAGTGGCAAGACGTCGAACGCGCGAGACATCGGGCCGTTGTCCTGCGCTTCGAGCATCGGCAATCGCTTGCGTAGAAACTGCATGTTGCGGTACGAAGCGAACATCGCCATTGCGTCGACCTGCCGATCTTCCAGGGGCACATGCTTGTTGAAGCCCAGCGAGGCCAGTCGGATCACCTTCATGACGTGCTGGAAGATCGACGGTGCCATGCGCATTCGGTAGAGATCGCTGCCGACAACGGAGTCGAAGATGATGAGCGCGGAACTCCGGTGTTCGACTTCCTCGACGAAGTGCCAGATGAACAGCGAAGCAACCCGGTCGTCTCCGGGGCGGAAGAGTGCTGATTCGTTGTCGAGCATCAGTTTGAATACCGAGGTGAAGGTGGCTTCGAGGTCAGCGGTATACGCCAGTCGGTAGTTCAACGATTTCTCTGCCGTGAGCTTGTCGAACTCTCCGATAACTTCGTCGAGAGTTTCCTGCAGGCCCGGATATCGCCTGATCAGACCCTTGACGTGCTGACGATGCGCCGAAGAGTGCTGCCCCTCTTGCCGCATGAACGCGTCGGCTTCCTCGGCGACTGCTCGATCCTTCAATAACGGTTTTGTCTGCAGGATGAGCTTGACGATCATTTTTTCGAAACCGATGGCCAGGAACGAGACGGCATTTGCCATGCTCGAGAAGGCTGGGTTCTCTTCGTTCCACAGGAAGGGGACGTCGTAGTCCTCGAATGCAAAATTCATCTTTCGGACGTGTAGATCAGTCACTTCTCGAAACCTCGTCTTTCCGGAGGAGCGGGTAGGTGGCCACCTGGATGCACCGAAAGCCACGCATTTATTGTGACCATACACAAATCGACTGTTGTGTATGGTCACAATTCCGTGATGCGCACAGAATTGGTCTGGACGGGCAGTGTTAGCCTGGGTTTCTCGATTCGAGTGAGGAATGCACGCAGTGGCGCGAAGACGTGGGTGGGGCGGAAATCCGCCAGTCGACGATGACGACGCAACTCATCGAATCGTCACCGCAGCAGTCGATTTGATCGGACAAACCGGTTCGGCAATCAGCATCGCCGATATTGCGGAGTCGCTGGGCGTGATCCGTCAGACGGTGTATCGGTACTTTCCCAACTCGGATGCACTGATGCGCGCAGCGGCAATCGCATCGGTCGCCGGATTTCTCGATCGGCTCACCGCACATGTGAGCGGCATCGAAGATCCCGTGGACGCGATGACCGAGGGCGTTGTCTACACGCTGACCGAGGTCCGCAGAATCCCGCATCTCGGCATCTTGCTGACGGGAACGTATTCGAATCTTCACCCCGACGGTCTTACATCTGACGAGGCTCAGGCCTTCGGCATCGCGATGATCAACCGCTTCGACGTTGACTGGGAGCAATACGGGTACGACGACGCGGCGCTTCGCGAACTCGTCGAGTACGTCCTGCGCACCATGCAGTCGTTTTTCATCTCTCCAGGCAATCCGCCGCGGAGCGACGACGAACTACGGCGATACCTGCGCCGCTGGATGGGCGCCGGGATCACTGCCCAATCAAAGTCCTGAACAACCACATTCTCAGATGACGGTCAGGACGATCGCTCCGGCGCACGCGATAACGACGATGGTGATAGCCATCAGATCGGCTCGACGCGGGCGCTTCGGGTAGGCGGCGATCAAGCCGGTTCCGCCGCGTGCGGAGATAGCCTCACCCATTTCGGCAGACCTGCGGATCGCCACCGACATCGTTGTCGTGATCAGATCGATGATCGTGTTGTCGGACGCGCTGTGCACGACACCCTTAGGCCGGAGCCTGCGAGCAGCGGCGAGGGTGACCATTTCTTCGATCAGAAGAGGGAGTGAGCGAATGCAGAGCGCTGCCGTTATTGCCCACTCGTCCACCGGGATTCGTAGGAACCGTAGCGGTCGGCCCAAAGTCGCCAGTGCCGGAGCGACATCGCTCATCGATGTGGTCCACGCCAACATCAGTGAGGCGCACAGCAATACGATTCCGAAGGTGACTGCCCGAAGGTAGAGATACACCGCGTCGAGACCGATGGGGAGATTGACCAGGGCTCCGCCCAGGAGCAAGAGCCCGATCCACCACGGTGGCCGCGGGATTGCCGTCGGAGGAATATGGCCGATCGCAGCGGTGACGACCAGCAGTCCGGTAATCACGGCAATGGACGGCCACGACGGTGCAATCACCATGACCAGGCTGATGAGCACCACGGCAATGATCTTCGTGCCCGCCCACAGTCGGTGGATCGGTGACGTAGTGGGAACTTCGCGCAGGAGTGTAGTCATCGCCGGGTCTCCTCCAGGGTGACGGGGTTTTCGGTCAGGACACCGTCAGCGAGATGAATTGTCCTGCTGCACACACTGTCCATGCCGTCGACGTCATGTGAGATCACAACCAGCGCGGTGCCGTTGCGCCTGATCCAGGTCAGGACGTTCATGATGGCAGCGCGCCCGGGCGGGTCGAGGCCGGCGAGTGGTTCGTCGAGAATAAGCATTTGGGGTTGGCGGACGAGCAGACCGGCGAGCACCACTCTGCGCATCTGCCCGCCGCTGAGTTGATCGATGCTGCGACTGGCGATGCGGCGGTCGAGCCCGACGGCGTCGAGTGCCCAGGAAACCTGAGTGGAGCCGATTTCGGGCCCGCCTGCGGCTTCGATGTCTTCTGACACTGTTCGACGTTGCAGTTGCAGTCGCGAGTGCTGGAACGTCAGGCCCACCGAACCCACCTGGCGGGCAATAGGTTTGCCGTCGAACAATGCCGTGCCGGACGTGGGGACCGTCAATCCGGCCATGATCCAGGCCAGCGTGGACTTTCCGGAGCCGTTGCCGCCCAGTACCAATACGCCGTCACCTGAGCCGATGGTCAGATTGACGTCGGACAACGCGGTACGCGACCACGGAGTGCGATTGTTGTAGGTGTGCGAGAGATTCTCGATCTCGAGGAGAGCTTTGGTGCTGGGCTGCCAGTAGGCGGGTGAAGCCGGCTGTCCGGTGCCGACCATCCAACCCGGCTCGTGCTCGATCTGCCGACCGTTCTGCAGCTGGACAACGCGGTCGGCGCGGCGAGTGTCTGCCTGATGATGGGTGACCAGGACAACCGCCATGTTGTGGCGACGGGGGAGAGTTGCCAACAGTTCCACCAGTTCTTCGCGTCCGGTGCGATCGACCATCGCGGTAGCTTCGTCGGCGATGAGCAACGCGGGACGACGAGCGAGGGCAGCGGCGACGGCCAGACGCTGCATCTCGCCACCCGAGAGTGACGACGTTTCACGCATCGCCATTCCGCCCAGTCCGACCTCGGTCAAGAGTGCCTCGATGTCCGGAAGGTGCTCGGGTTGTAGGCCCCACACCACGTCGTCGGCGACGCGGGTTCCGAGAATCTGGCTTTCGGGTCGCTGCAGGACCACCGCTGTACCGCCGTGGTGTCCGAGGCCTGCGGCGCCGGGTCGCACCAGGAGGCCGCTCGACGGTGCCCGACCAGCGAGAAGGCGCGTCAGAGTCGATTTTCCGGAACCGTTGTGGCCGACGACGGTGACAAATTCGCCGCGGTCGATCGAGAAGTTGATGTCCGTCAAGGCCGGTGACGGTGAACCCGGGTAGGTGAAGCCGACGTGTTCGAGTGTCAGCGGCAGCGGGTTGATCGTCCGGTCGTCTGGCGTCGTTGCCAGCGGATCCACCGTGGGCAGTGCAGCCAACCGATCGAGAACGGCGCCGAGAACAAAGTAGGAGACGACGGTACTGATGATTATGCCCAGCGTGGCGGACGCGGCAATCCAGATCCACCAGTAGTCGATGACGGCTCCGATGCTGCTTTCGATCCCTTCCGCGATCCCAACCAAAGACGGAGATCTTTTGAGAATTGCCGCGACACCGCGAACTGTGTTGTCGAGTGAATCCAACAAGAGGTTTCGCAGCGGCGAGAGAATGAGCAGTAGAACTATGGAGAAGAGGGACAGGAGCGGCCCGACAACACACGCCGCCAGTAGCGCGGAAAGGAATCCGCGTCCCCGCCTTTTCACATTGCCGATAATTCCGCCCAGCAGGGCGCAGAGTGCAACCGCAGAGGCAGAACCCGAACCGGCGGCAACAAACGCGACCGCAGTGGCAGCAACGCCGGACGCGACGACAGCGCGGATCCGGAACCGTTGAGCAACGATGCCCATCGGAACAGCGGCAACAAGATGGAGTGCACTTGCCAGAGGAATAACTGTCGCGATGACGGAAAGAGCGACCGTGAATCCAGCCATCACGGCACCGGTCGCCACCTCGAGTGGACGCAAGTTGCCGGTTGGCTGAATTTCTGGGCGGTTGCTCACCAACTCCAGTGTGCCAGTCGTGACGAAACTCCTGTTGCACTGATGGTGAGCCCATCTGCCCGGTTGCGTAGGCTTTACCTCACAACAATGCATCGGACGGAGCGTGGAAGACGTGAGTGCAGCACCCATCAGGGTTGGGGTTCTGGGAGCCAAGGGCAAGGTCGGCCAGGCAATCTGCGCAGCAGTCGAGGCTGCAGCTGATCTGGAACTGGTTGCGCAGGTAGATACCGGCGATCCGATCGAGACGTTTGTCGACACCCGCACTCAGGTCGTGGTCGACTTCACACATCCCGATGTCGTGATGGGAAACCTGGAGTTTCTCGTAGCCAATCGCATTCACGCCGTGGTCGGCACCACGGGCTTCGACGAGAGCCGCCTTGCCGCGGTGCAGTCGTGGGTCGACGCCCAGCCCACCACCGGCGTACTGATCGCCCCCAACTTCGCGATCGGCGCTGTGCTGTCGATGCGCTTCGCGGCCGCTGCGGCCCGGTACTTCGATTCGGTCGAAGTTATCGAACTGCATCATCCCTACAAGGCTGACGCCCCGTCGGGCACCGCGTACCGAACGGCGGCGATGATCGCAGCGGCACGCGCCGCAGCTGGTGTCGGCCCGAGTCCGGACGCCACGACCACCGAACTCGACGGTGCCCGCGGCGCCGACGTCGACGGTGTTCGCGTGCATTCGGTGCGCATGGCCGGGATGGTTGCACACCAGGAAGTCATTCTGGGCACGCAGGGCGAGACACTCACCATCCGTCACGATTCCATCGACCGAACCTCGTTCGTCCCTGGAGTGCTGCTCGGTGTTCGCGAGATCGCGGCCCGTCCCGGACTCACCGTTGGTATCGATTCGTTCCTGGATTTGTGAGCACTACAGACTTGTGAGCACTACGAACATGAACAACAAGACCACCCGCACACTCATCTTGATCACGGCGATCTGCATTGCCCTTGCCGTGTACTTCGTGCTGCTCGGTCAACGCGGAATCCAGCTCATCCAAGATGGGGGCGGCGCGGCTATCGGCCTGGGAATCGGTGTGCTCATCCTGCCGTTCCTCGGGCTGTGGCTGGTAATTGCGACACTGCGGGCGGGATTCACCCACCAGCGCCTGGCTCAGCAGATCCACGACGAAGGTTTGGCCGTCGACGCGTCGACGCTCCCGAAACTGCCGTCGGGCCGGATCGAACGTGCTGCCGCCGACGAGTTGTTCGCGAAGATCAAGGTCGATTGGGAAGCTGATCCCGACAACTGGAAGCAGAACTTCCGTCTCGCGCGCGCCTACGATTACGCGGGTGACCGGAGCCGTGCCCGCGAAACCATGCGCCGGGCAGTGGAATTGGAACGACGCGAGCGCGGCAAGTAGACCCGTCTACTCCGGAACGGTGGTGGGGGACGCCGGATCCGGAGTGGTGGGATCGAACGGCGGCGGGTTGTCGGGGTTGAAGATCGACGGCGGAATCGAGCACGTAGCTCCCACTTCGGGATACGTTGCGGGATTGAGCCGAAGTGCCGAGATGAACTGATCGATTCGGATGTCGGAGGCCTGGTCGAGTTTGAGCTGATGTCCCCACGACTGCAACGAGATCGGTGCGTCGAGCGTCGGATACGGAGACATCAGCATGTGGCTGGTTCCACTGACCCGTTCGGCGAGGACGTCGATATCGCCGGCGGAAATAAGATCAGGGTTGTACGTGATCCAGACCGCGCCGTGTTCGAGTGAATGAACAGCATTCTCAGTCCGGATTGCTTGCGGATACACAACTCCGGTGCACTTAGCCCACACCCCGTCGTGCCGACCGCCGAACGGTGGCGAATATGTGTATGCCACACGTTCATTGGGTCCGACGTGCAGCGCCGCCGGGTATTCGACAATCGCAACACCGTCGATGGCTTCCGACGGATCGGGGTTTTCGATGCTCGGAACAAACGAATCGGGGCGCGGCGTGCCGTCGAGGGTGTTCGCGCACCCACCTGTCACAACGACAGCTGTGCAGGCAAACGCAGCGCCGATTGCCCGAATTCGTGTATTCACTCAGCGATGATAGCGGGTGTCGATCGTCGAGAATTACGCAGCGACAACCGCTCACGCCCAACTGTAGAAGAACCCACGGTCCCGGTTGATCCCCAAAAGAGTGGTTGACAGGCAGATCCCTTCCTTGACGAACGCACCCAAGCGGCCGGAGACGACCAGCCTCGCTGAGACATCGGAGCGGGTAATGCGCTGAAACACCGCCTGCGAGCGTCCAAGACTGATGCACTGCCCGACGAACTTGGGAATTACCGGAGTCGGCATTGAACCCTGGAGTCTGAGTTCGACGGTTTCCGCGGCGTGAACTCCCAGAGGAATCGCAGCCTGGCAGCTCATTCGTAGAGAAAGATCACTGATCACCATTGCATCGCCCGCGCCCACGATGTTGGGGTGCGTCGTGCATTCCAGGTGTCGGTTGACCTGCAACCGGCCACGGCCGTCGACGGGTAGCCCACTGTGGCGTGCGAGTTCCGGGACGCCGAATTCCGTGGCGAGTACAGCACAATCGGTCGCGATGGTGCGACCGTCGTCAAGCGTGCACGACTTCTCGTCGATACGTACTACGCGCGATCCGGTGACAATGCGGATGTCGAAAGCCATCAGTGCCCCGGCGATACGTGATCTGGCCTTCTTTGAAAGCTCCGGGGCGATCTCGCTTCCCGTGACCAATGTGGTTCGACCCGTGCGATTCTCGGCCAATTCTGCCGCAGTCTCGATTCCGGTAAGTCCACCACCGACGACGGTGATCGCGGCATCGGTGGGTAGTGTCGTCAGCCTCGATTTCAGACGAACGGCGTCCTCGTATTCGGAGACTGCGAAACCGTGGGTGGCAGCACCGGCAATTGTGCTGCCTGTGTGGTGGCTTCCCGGGGCGTAGACAAGATAGTCGTAGGGGAGTGTGTCTCCGTCTTCGAGAATGAGATGGTTTGTGGCAGTGTCGATTCTGGTCGCTGTTGCGATGACGAGGGTTGCCTGCGGTGGCAGCGCCGCTTCCAGCGGAACCGTCACGTCGTAATTGCCGGCGATCATCTGATGCAGGCGAATTCGTTGTACCAAATGCTTCCTCGGATTTACGACGGTCACCGTGATGTCAGTCGGTTTGTGCAGCAGTCGTTTTGCTGCCATGACCCCTGCATAACCAGCGCCGACGATAACAACGTGCGCACCCATGGTTCCCCGTTTCGCCACTTGCCATGCGAGCCAAGATCTTGTTCGGCGACACTACAAAGGAAGCATTAGGTAGCGCTATGGTGAGCGACACATTTCTCCAGATCTGTGTGCCACATCTCCATAATTGATTGTGCCTGAGGCTACGAACCCGTCGAACCTAGCGATCCGGCTGAGCCGCCTGCCTCGGCAAGGGCGGTCGCCCCGCGAAGGATGAGCAGCGGCGGTAACGGACCCTGATAGGCCTCGGATCCGCTGATCAGATCGCCGTCGTTGTTGAACGTGATTGCCTCGCCCTGTGGCTCGTTCGGGAGGGGAACTCGAACAGCTTTGGTGGACAGGGCTTTCACTACGTCGCCGTCCGGTGCTGAATACAGGTAGACGTCGGTGTAGGTGCGCAGAGCGACGACGGTGCCGTCGTCGCTGACCGCGCCGCCAGTGACGGCCATTGTTCCCGCTCCGTTAACCGGGCCGCCCGGAGTGGTGGTCGGGGAGAATTGCAGGTGCCCGACCTTGTTCAGTTGTGTCGGAACTGTGGTGCTCAGGTCATGCACACTCTGGTTACCGACAGGGGTGTAGACATCGCTCGATCCGAGATAGTCCTTCGTCACGATGACAGGGAGTCCGTCGTTCGAGATGAGTAATGTTTCGGCGTCATGGGCGCCGTCCGGATATGTCAGCACACGTGGCGTGGCCGCTTCGGCACCGGTCGGATCGAACCCGATCAATGCGACGGATGGACGGACCTTGTTGTTGTCCCCGATGTCGGCAAGCCACAGGATCCCGTCAGGAGTGGAATCGAGATCTTCGACGTCGTATGTCGGAGTCCCCACCGGTATCCAGCGAGTGACCTGGCAGGTCGGATCGAGTTCGGCAACGCGGTCGTCGGCGCCGCTGTCGCCGAGTGCGTACATTCCGGCGCCCGTGTCTGCCAACCCGGACAGCTCTGTGAGACCGGTGTCAGTCGGGGTGCACAACACCTCGAAGGTTGGAGATACTTGCTGGGCAGTCGCGGTTCCGAACTGAATGCCGGTGACGAGAGCGGTCACTGCGCCGGCGATGATCGCGGCGCGGCAGGTCGACGCGTGTTGTCGATTCACAGGTGATCCTCCAGGCGAGAGGCCAAGGGACAAATTCGGACGTAGTACCCAAAAGGGTACTGAACGACCGACCTGTTGGTATCAAAATGAGTCTATCGACTGGAAGCGGGTCACTAGTCGGCTATTTCTTCGGTCAGGTCGAATGCACTGAGAATGGTCCGGAACTTGGTACTCGTTTCACGCAATTCCGTCTCGGGATCCGACGACGCAACTATTCCGCCACCTGCATAGGCCTTCGCCGACAGGCCGTCGGCCGCGATCTCAGCGCATCGGATGGCAACCATCCATTCTCCGTCTCCGGTCCGGTCGCACCACCCGATGGCGCCTGCGTA
The nucleotide sequence above comes from Rhodococcus sp. KBS0724. Encoded proteins:
- a CDS encoding NAD(P)/FAD-dependent oxidoreductase, producing the protein MGAHVVIVGAGYAGVMAAKRLLHKPTDITVTVVNPRKHLVQRIRLHQMIAGNYDVTVPLEAALPPQATLVIATATRIDTATNHLILEDGDTLPYDYLVYAPGSHHTGSTIAGAATHGFAVSEYEDAVRLKSRLTTLPTDAAITVVGGGLTGIETAAELAENRTGRTTLVTGSEIAPELSKKARSRIAGALMAFDIRIVTGSRVVRIDEKSCTLDDGRTIATDCAVLATEFGVPELARHSGLPVDGRGRLQVNRHLECTTHPNIVGAGDAMVISDLSLRMSCQAAIPLGVHAAETVELRLQGSMPTPVIPKFVGQCISLGRSQAVFQRITRSDVSARLVVSGRLGAFVKEGICLSTTLLGINRDRGFFYSWA